Proteins from a genomic interval of Lacticaseibacillus pabuli:
- a CDS encoding HD domain-containing protein — protein MTIDDTMKALHAFADQLLGSDGSGHGMDHVERVEANAQHMLAETPDADELTVRAAALLHDCYDDKLFDDVPAARQRVVNELNRVGIDETRIQAIMLAIDTMSYHYSLDHPDVQLSLEGQLVQDADRLDAIGAIGIARAFTYGGAKNRPLYSKQGPRSELTGANYRQGSDTINHFYEKLLLLADKMNTPAAKKTATERTTYMRGFLDQFSAEVRGER, from the coding sequence ATGACGATTGATGACACAATGAAGGCATTACATGCTTTCGCAGATCAACTACTTGGTAGCGACGGCAGCGGTCACGGCATGGATCACGTTGAACGCGTCGAGGCGAATGCCCAACATATGCTTGCGGAGACACCTGATGCTGATGAGTTAACTGTCCGTGCTGCGGCTTTATTGCATGATTGCTATGATGATAAGCTGTTTGATGATGTGCCAGCAGCACGGCAGCGAGTCGTTAATGAACTCAATCGTGTCGGCATTGACGAAACGCGCATTCAAGCTATCATGCTCGCCATTGATACCATGTCCTACCATTACAGCCTCGATCATCCAGATGTGCAGCTGAGCTTGGAAGGTCAACTTGTCCAAGACGCTGACCGCCTCGATGCGATTGGCGCCATTGGCATCGCCCGAGCTTTTACTTATGGTGGCGCCAAAAATCGGCCATTGTACAGCAAGCAAGGGCCGCGGAGCGAGCTGACTGGTGCAAACTATCGTCAAGGTAGCGACACGATTAACCACTTCTACGAGAAACTGCTATTGCTCGCCGATAAGATGAATACGCCAGCTGCTAAGAAAACGGCCACGGAACGAACAACCTACATGCGCGGCTTTCTTGATCAGTTCTCCGCTGAAGTTCGCGGAGAACGGTAG
- a CDS encoding MarR family winged helix-turn-helix transcriptional regulator, whose product MKKSVIRAHSSAMRFEQAIAPDLNLPLSKHQLDILFTVAASEKTLHPSELAAQLGRTRPHVAKQLAVLLKHDYLVKIPDKHDGRRFTVTLSTSGKSIVTGGVAEQYYGPIMRASDKMGKKRFNKFVRMLEEFTEAVKDE is encoded by the coding sequence ATGAAGAAGTCGGTCATCCGCGCACATTCAAGTGCCATGCGGTTCGAACAAGCAATTGCCCCAGACTTAAATCTGCCGCTTTCGAAACATCAGCTCGATATTTTGTTTACAGTCGCAGCCAGTGAGAAAACCCTGCACCCAAGTGAATTAGCGGCTCAGCTCGGTCGAACTCGACCGCATGTCGCCAAACAGTTGGCAGTGCTTCTTAAACACGATTATCTGGTTAAAATTCCAGATAAGCATGACGGCCGCCGCTTCACGGTCACACTGTCAACAAGCGGCAAGTCAATTGTCACCGGCGGCGTTGCCGAGCAATACTACGGTCCAATCATGCGAGCAAGCGACAAGATGGGGAAGAAGCGTTTTAATAAATTTGTGCGGATGCTTGAGGAGTTCACTGAAGCAGTGAAAGACGAATAA
- a CDS encoding SLAP domain-containing protein: MKNYKHVSKNINGMKLAAVASAAVMLAPVAMTSVSSFAAGYTSDYTNYPVFQLVPYQTALNAGTNGQIGDPYIGFNTSDVTSAIAAVDAINTGADQGNYIDQTSTLKKASDVTTQAASDLVAGLKNGKADSWYAQLTAANKKAADVNIATISSKKSAIDTQVSKAYNALWGAATAADSAVTADNANPTQTNDALVQTTAANYASAVTTFKNAIQNYTSLTTAVTNYSNAIARKTNNGAVQEAAQNAAVAISKLPAADQPAAKASFLKIQGDYITATTNNNANFGGAAAVKAMDAAAATAVKALNDLADSNYDKSTSKQVGVAKVNYNPNYGIQIWTKDGKPVRYNSVEAAATGHKNGDAKKLPGGKSYKVFNATYTANGTTYYNLGGDQYIDAAYVTVTK; encoded by the coding sequence ATGAAGAATTACAAACACGTATCAAAGAATATTAATGGCATGAAGCTTGCCGCAGTTGCATCTGCAGCTGTTATGCTTGCCCCAGTTGCTATGACATCTGTATCCAGCTTTGCTGCTGGTTACACTTCTGACTACACCAACTACCCAGTATTCCAGCTTGTTCCTTACCAGACAGCTTTGAATGCTGGTACTAACGGTCAGATTGGCGACCCATACATTGGCTTCAACACCAGTGACGTTACTTCTGCTATTGCCGCTGTTGATGCTATCAACACCGGTGCTGACCAGGGTAACTACATCGACCAGACTTCTACTCTTAAGAAGGCTTCCGATGTAACAACACAGGCTGCTTCCGACCTTGTTGCTGGTCTTAAGAACGGTAAGGCTGACTCATGGTATGCTCAACTCACAGCTGCTAACAAGAAGGCTGCTGATGTTAACATTGCAACGATTTCTTCCAAGAAGAGTGCCATTGACACGCAGGTTTCCAAGGCTTACAACGCTCTCTGGGGCGCTGCTACCGCTGCTGACAGTGCTGTAACTGCTGACAATGCTAACCCTACACAGACGAACGATGCTCTTGTTCAGACAACTGCAGCTAACTACGCTTCAGCTGTAACAACATTCAAGAATGCTATCCAGAACTACACATCCTTGACAACTGCTGTTACTAACTACAGCAACGCTATTGCTCGTAAGACCAACAACGGTGCTGTTCAGGAAGCTGCTCAGAACGCTGCTGTTGCTATTTCCAAGCTCCCAGCTGCTGACCAGCCTGCTGCTAAGGCATCATTCCTTAAGATTCAGGGCGACTACATCACAGCTACAACAAACAACAACGCCAACTTCGGTGGTGCTGCTGCTGTTAAGGCTATGGATGCCGCTGCTGCTACTGCTGTTAAGGCTTTGAACGACCTTGCAGACTCCAACTACGACAAGTCTACTTCCAAGCAGGTTGGTGTAGCTAAGGTTAACTACAACCCTAACTACGGTATCCAGATTTGGACCAAGGACGGCAAGCCTGTTCGTTACAACAGTGTTGAAGCTGCTGCTACTGGTCACAAGAATGGTGACGCTAAGAAGCTTCCTGGTGGCAAGAGCTACAAGGTCTTCAACGCTACCTACACCGCTAATGGTACTACCTACTACAACCTTGGTGGCGACCAGTACATTGATGCTGCATACGTTACTGTTACTAAGTAA
- a CDS encoding glycosyltransferase family 2 protein, which translates to MKRKINLVIPIVLLIAAVLLTIELTLPNIANPVFSTLGWILTVWVYAQSFYFIFFSLFGYAPAKRNYKIIPDQTKFLIMVPAHNEQAVIETTIENLNAINYDKNLYDIYIVCDNCSDDTIKIVAATGTKYIDTSLGEFERKSVGKPGGLQYAIDKLESEGKFSTYDLTVILDADNLVDRNFLQELNSQYIGKDHPEAIQAYLDSKNVDTFLALGYAQSYWTMNRFFQLAKYRLHLPNSIGGTGYAVQNKWLQNNGSFVSESLTEDLEMEIRIVESGGRVLWNHFTRIYDEKPVKLKASLVQRTRWSKGHWYVAFHNFGRLWKLFLPSFNWKYMDQLSYLFSMRQNFLFIYLFIAAIINLARGIIQAQPISMLIGYVFQPISSSIVPSTTLNLIILLYGFIPYIAGYLMDSRRSANPFAVLKSVAAIIWFSITYVISQIAGFFTFQNQSVWSHTQHSINTISKRKKADAADIPEP; encoded by the coding sequence ATGAAAAGGAAAATCAATTTAGTAATCCCCATCGTATTACTAATAGCAGCTGTCCTGCTTACAATTGAGCTTACGCTACCCAACATTGCCAATCCAGTATTCTCTACCCTAGGTTGGATTCTAACCGTTTGGGTTTATGCTCAGTCTTTCTACTTTATTTTCTTTAGTTTATTTGGCTATGCACCTGCAAAACGAAACTATAAAATCATTCCTGATCAAACAAAATTTCTCATTATGGTGCCTGCCCATAACGAACAAGCAGTTATTGAGACAACGATTGAGAACTTGAACGCCATTAACTATGATAAAAATCTCTATGACATATATATAGTTTGTGACAACTGTAGCGATGACACCATCAAAATTGTCGCTGCAACTGGCACTAAGTACATTGATACCAGTCTTGGCGAATTCGAACGCAAATCTGTTGGTAAGCCTGGTGGCCTGCAATACGCTATTGATAAACTCGAGAGCGAAGGTAAATTTTCAACATATGACTTAACCGTTATTCTAGATGCAGATAACCTTGTCGATAGAAATTTCCTTCAAGAGCTTAATTCCCAATACATTGGTAAGGACCATCCTGAAGCAATTCAGGCATATCTGGACAGTAAAAACGTTGATACTTTCCTTGCCCTAGGTTACGCGCAATCTTATTGGACCATGAACCGCTTCTTCCAGTTAGCTAAATACCGTCTTCATCTTCCAAACAGTATCGGTGGTACTGGTTATGCCGTACAAAATAAATGGTTGCAAAACAATGGCTCTTTTGTTTCAGAAAGTCTCACGGAAGATCTGGAAATGGAAATTAGAATCGTTGAATCTGGTGGTAGAGTTTTGTGGAATCACTTCACCCGTATCTACGATGAGAAACCTGTCAAACTCAAGGCCAGTCTGGTTCAACGTACTCGGTGGTCTAAAGGGCATTGGTACGTTGCCTTCCATAATTTTGGACGCCTCTGGAAGCTATTTTTGCCGTCTTTCAACTGGAAATACATGGATCAATTAAGTTACTTGTTCTCGATGCGTCAAAACTTTCTTTTCATCTACCTGTTTATCGCTGCAATCATTAATTTAGCGCGCGGCATTATTCAGGCTCAACCGATTTCCATGCTGATAGGCTATGTTTTCCAGCCAATTAGTAGCAGTATTGTTCCAAGTACAACCCTCAACCTCATCATCTTGCTTTATGGTTTCATCCCGTATATTGCCGGCTACCTGATGGATTCTCGTCGTTCAGCTAACCCATTTGCTGTTTTAAAATCAGTTGCAGCGATTATTTGGTTCTCCATCACCTATGTCATCTCTCAGATTGCTGGATTCTTCACTTTCCAGAATCAGTCTGTTTGGAGCCATACCCAGCACTCCATCAATACAATTTCCAAGCGTAAAAAAGCTGATGCGGCGGATATACCTGAACCCTAA
- the wecB gene encoding non-hydrolyzing UDP-N-acetylglucosamine 2-epimerase, with protein sequence MKKIKVMTVFGTRPEAIKMAPIVLELKQRSDEFDSVCVVSAQHRQMLDQVLEIFHITPDYDLDIMKQRQTLDQITSNVILGLADIIDKEKPDIVLVHGDTTTTFAASVSAFYHQTQIGHVEAGLRTWNKYSPYPEEMNRQLTDVLADMYFAPTTQSKANLLKENHPADQIYITGNTAIDALKQTVDANYHHAVLDMIDKDKRMILVTMHRRENQGEPMRRVFKAMLDVVQAHDDVEIIYPVHLNPVVQEAAKSILDNHKRIHLIDPLDVVDFHNLAARSYFIMTDSGGVQEEAPSLGKPVLVLRDTTERPEGVDAGTLKLVGTDPVAVRDNMTQLLDNKAEYDRMANAKNPYGDGEAARRILDDIAYRFGEKKQRPDEFK encoded by the coding sequence TTGAAAAAAATTAAGGTAATGACCGTCTTCGGGACCCGTCCGGAGGCAATCAAGATGGCACCAATTGTGCTTGAGCTCAAGCAGCGCAGTGACGAATTCGATAGTGTTTGTGTCGTATCCGCGCAACACCGGCAGATGCTTGATCAAGTGCTGGAGATTTTCCACATCACGCCAGACTATGACTTGGACATCATGAAGCAGCGGCAGACGCTTGATCAGATTACGAGCAATGTCATTTTGGGCTTAGCTGACATCATTGATAAGGAAAAGCCTGACATCGTGCTAGTTCACGGTGACACCACGACCACCTTTGCTGCTAGTGTGAGTGCGTTCTACCACCAGACGCAAATCGGCCACGTTGAAGCGGGCTTGCGGACTTGGAACAAGTACAGTCCATATCCTGAAGAAATGAACCGGCAGCTGACCGATGTGCTGGCAGATATGTACTTTGCGCCAACAACGCAGAGCAAGGCTAACCTGCTCAAGGAAAACCACCCCGCAGATCAAATCTACATCACTGGGAACACCGCCATTGATGCCTTGAAGCAGACCGTTGATGCCAACTACCACCACGCCGTTCTGGACATGATTGACAAGGATAAACGCATGATCCTAGTCACCATGCACCGCCGTGAGAACCAGGGCGAACCAATGCGCCGTGTCTTCAAGGCCATGCTGGACGTTGTGCAGGCCCATGACGACGTTGAAATCATTTACCCAGTCCACCTGAACCCCGTTGTGCAGGAGGCCGCAAAGTCCATTCTGGACAACCACAAGCGGATTCACTTGATTGACCCACTGGATGTTGTCGACTTCCACAACCTCGCCGCACGGAGTTACTTCATCATGACTGATTCGGGTGGTGTCCAGGAAGAAGCCCCTTCATTGGGCAAGCCTGTCCTTGTCCTGCGCGATACCACAGAGCGGCCTGAAGGGGTCGATGCGGGTACCCTGAAGCTGGTCGGCACTGATCCAGTGGCTGTTCGAGACAACATGACCCAGTTGCTGGATAACAAGGCCGAGTACGACCGGATGGCCAATGCCAAGAACCCATACGGTGATGGTGAGGCCGCCCGCCGGATTCTGGACGACATTGCTTACCGATTTGGTGAAAAGAAACAGCGCCCTGACGAATTTAAGTAG